The following proteins are encoded in a genomic region of Gossypium hirsutum isolate 1008001.06 chromosome D05, Gossypium_hirsutum_v2.1, whole genome shotgun sequence:
- the LOC107905874 gene encoding 60S ribosomal protein L18a isoform X2 yields MQFHQYQVVGRALPTDSDEHPKIYRMKLWATNEVRAKSKFWYFLRKLKKVKKSNGQVLAINEIFEKNPTKIKNYGIWLRYQSRTGYHNMYKEYRDTTLNGAVEQMYTEMASRHRVRFPCIRIIKTATIPTKLCKRDNTKQFHNSKIKFLLMVKKVRPPTRKLKTTYKASRPNLFM; encoded by the exons ATGCAGTTCCACCAGTATCAAGTTGTTGGGAGGGCTCTCCCAACGGACAGCGATGAGCATCCCAAGATTTACAGGATGAAGCTTTGGGCCACCAATGAGGTTCGGGCCAAGTCCAAGTTCTG GTACTTCCTGAGGAAGCTGAAGAAGGTTAAGAAGAGCAATGGCCAGGTCCTTGCCATCAATGAG ATTTTTGAAAAGAATCCAACCAAGATAAAGAATTATGGTATTTGGCTTCGCTATCAAAGCCGTACCGGTTATCACAACATGTACAAGGAGTACCGTGACACTACTTTGAATGGAGCTGTTGAACAGATGTACACTGAGATGGCTTCTCGGCACAGAGTCAGGTTCCCTTGCATTCGGATTATCAAGACTGCAACCATCCCAACTAAGCTATGCAAGAGGGACAACACCAAGCAGTTCCACAACTCTAAAATCAAGTTCCTCTTGATGGTCAAGAAGGTGAGGCCACCTACCAGGAAGCTGAAGACAACCTATAAGGCATCAAGGCCCAACCTGTTTATGTAA
- the LOC107905873 gene encoding DNA replication licensing factor MCM3 yields the protein MELGAQDYADRKKDISQFLSQDIYQDEIKAMINHKRRRLIVNISDLHSFNNLATRILKNPSEYMQPFFDAVTEAAKSIDPKYLKEGEIVHVGFEGPFVSRRVTPRELLSEFIGSMVCVVGIVTKCSLVRPKVVKSVHFCPATENFTVREYRDITSNNGLPTGSVYPTRDENGNLLVTEYGLCQYKDHQTLSIQEVPENAAPGQLPRTVDAIVEDDLVDSCKPGDRVAIVGIYKALPGKSKGSVNGVFRTVLIANNVSLLNKEANAPIYSPEDLKNIKKIAERDDTFDLLGNSLAPSIYGHSWIKKAVVLLMLGGVEKNLKNGTHLRGDINMMMVGDPSVAKSQLLRAIMNIAPLAISTTGRGSSGVGLTAAVTSDQETGERRLEAGAMVLGDRGVVCIDEFDKMNDQDRVAIHEVMEQQTVTIAKAGIHASLNARCSVVAAANPIYGTYDRSLTPTKNIGLPDSLLSRFDLLFIVLDQMDADIDRHISEHVLRMHRFRSAIDGGEAALDESSRYGREDEADTDSSVFVKYNRMLHGRKTERGRKRDTLTIKFLKKYIHYAKHRIQPELTDEASEQIATAYADLRNASSNAKTGGTLPITARTLETIIRLSTAHAKLKLSRKITKVDVEAALKVLNFAIYHKELTEMEDREQEREREQQRKQRADRRGQTADAMEVDDPPLAQQATATGSVERIEAFKTIFGQHMRVNHKETVSIAEVEDIVNVGADIHYSRVEIMSILEKLQDENILMIAGETVHMIV from the exons atggagTTGGGAGCTCAAGATTATGCTGATAGGAAGAAAGATATCAGCCAATTCCTGTCTCAAGAT ATTTACCAAGATGAAATCAAGGCAATGATAAATCACAAGCGTCGCCGTCTCATCGTCAACATCTCCGATCTACATTCTTTTAACAACTTGGCTACTAG GATTCTGAAGAATCCGAGTGAATATATGCAACCATTTTTCGATGCGGTGACTGAAGCTGCTAAAAGTATTGACCCAAAGTACTTGAAAGAAGGGGAAATAGTTCATGTGGGATTTGAAGGTCCTTTTGTTTCTCGTCGCGTCACACCCAGAGAGCTCCTTTCCGAATTTATTGGCTCCATGGTCTGCGTCGTTGGCATTGTTACCAAAT GTTCTCTGGTAAGACCGAAGGTTGTTAAAAGTGTTCACTTTTGTCCTGCCACTGAAAACTTCACCGTTAGGGAATATCGAGACATCACCTCCAACAATGGTTTGCCAACCGGATCCGTGTATCCTACCAGG GATGAAAATGGAAACTTATTGGTGACTGAATATGGTTTGTGCCAATATAAAGATCACCAGACGTTGTCGATTCAAGAAGTACCTGAAAATGCTGCTCCTGGTCAGCTTCCTCGAACCGTTGATGCCATAGTTGAGGATGACCTGGTTGATTCATGCAAGCCTGGAGATCGTGTGGCTATTGTAGGGATATATAAAGCTCTTCCAGGAAAAAGTAAGGGCAGTGTGAACGGTGTTTTCAG GACTGTTCTTATAGCTAATAATGTCTCTCTGCTCAACAAAGAAGCTAATGCACCTATCTACAGCCCAGAGGACCtgaaaaatattaagaagataGCAGAGAGAGATGACACATTTGATTTGCTTGGTAACTCCCTTGCACCTTCAATATATGGGCATTCGTGGATAAAAAAAGCTGTGGTTTTACTGATGCTTGGTGGAGTGGAAAAGAATTTGAAGAATGGCACTCATTTAAGAGG GGACATTAACATGATGATGGTTGGAGATCCATCTGTTGCAAAATCCCAACTTTTAAGAGCAATCATGAACATAGCACCATTGGCTATTTCAACCACCGGTAGAGGTTCTTCCGGTGTTGGTTTGACAGCCGCTGTTACCTCCGACCAAGAAACAG GAGAAAGAAGACTGGAAGCAGGTGCCATGGTCCTTGGTGATAGAGGTGTTGTATGCATTGATGAGTTTGACAAGATGAATGATCAAGATCGTGTTGCGATACATGAAGTCATGGAGCAGCAGACTGTAACTATCGCCAAAGCTGGTATCCATGCATCATTGAATGCTCGGTGCAGTGTAGTGGCTGCTGCAAACCCTATATATGGAACT TATGATCGTTCGTTGACTCCAACAAAGAACATTGGACTTCCGGACTCTTTGCTTTCTCGTTTCGATCTGCTGTTTATTGTATTGGATCAAATGGATGCTGATATTGATCGTCACATCTCTGAGCATGTCTTGAGAATGCATCGGTTTCGCTCTGCTATTGATGGAG GTGAGGCAGCTCTTGATGAAAGTTCAAGATATGGAAGAGAAGATGAAGCTGACACCGACTCATCTGTTTTTGTCAAGTATAATCGAATGCTGCATGGGAGGAAGACCGAAAGAGGTCGGAAGCGTGATACTCTTACTATAAAGTTCCTCAAAAAGTATATTCATTACGCAAAGCATAGGATTCAACCTGAGCTAACTGATGAG GCTTCAGAACAAATTGCAACAGCTTATGCAGATCTCAGAAATGCCAGTTCAAATGCAAAG ACTGGTGGAACCCTTCCAATAACAGCTAGAACCTTGGAAACCATTATTCGTCTGTCAACTGCTCATGCAAAGTTGAAGTTAAGCAGAAAG ATTACGAAAGTTGATGTCGAAGCTGCTCTGAAAGTTCTAAATTTTGCTATTTATCATAAAGAATTGACTGAGATGGAGGATCGCGAACAAGAACGGGAAAGAGAAcaacagagaaaacaaagagcTGACCGTCGAGG CCAAACTGCAGATGCTATGGAAGTAGATGATCCTCCACTAGCCCAGCAGGCCACTGCTACTGGTTCTGTCGAAAG AATAGAAGCTTTTAAAACTATATTTGGTCAGCATATGCGTGTAAACCACAAGGAAACCGTATCTATTGCAGAAGTGGAGGATATTGTCAACGTAGGAGCTGACATCCATTACTCAAGGGTTGAGATCATGTCTATATTAGAG AAATTGCAAGATGAGAATATATTGATGATAGCTGGAGAAACCGTGCATATGATAGTTTAA
- the LOC107905874 gene encoding 60S ribosomal protein L18a isoform X1, whose protein sequence is MVTFRFHQYQVVGRALPTDSDEHPKIYRMKLWATNEVRAKSKFWYFLRKLKKVKKSNGQVLAINEIFEKNPTKIKNYGIWLRYQSRTGYHNMYKEYRDTTLNGAVEQMYTEMASRHRVRFPCIRIIKTATIPTKLCKRDNTKQFHNSKIKFLLMVKKVRPPTRKLKTTYKASRPNLFM, encoded by the exons ATGGTCACTTTCCGG TTCCACCAGTATCAAGTTGTTGGGAGGGCTCTCCCAACGGACAGCGATGAGCATCCCAAGATTTACAGGATGAAGCTTTGGGCCACCAATGAGGTTCGGGCCAAGTCCAAGTTCTG GTACTTCCTGAGGAAGCTGAAGAAGGTTAAGAAGAGCAATGGCCAGGTCCTTGCCATCAATGAG ATTTTTGAAAAGAATCCAACCAAGATAAAGAATTATGGTATTTGGCTTCGCTATCAAAGCCGTACCGGTTATCACAACATGTACAAGGAGTACCGTGACACTACTTTGAATGGAGCTGTTGAACAGATGTACACTGAGATGGCTTCTCGGCACAGAGTCAGGTTCCCTTGCATTCGGATTATCAAGACTGCAACCATCCCAACTAAGCTATGCAAGAGGGACAACACCAAGCAGTTCCACAACTCTAAAATCAAGTTCCTCTTGATGGTCAAGAAGGTGAGGCCACCTACCAGGAAGCTGAAGACAACCTATAAGGCATCAAGGCCCAACCTGTTTATGTAA
- the LOC107905875 gene encoding uncharacterized protein At4g18257: MAEEEKKKRVVVESLGWLTESSIMPKFVGPGRTAGTLDNDEHKHFVREVHEEVNQARERLSELKLRRQEQAAADREKLRQAYLRKQVEKLKSASKTEQA; the protein is encoded by the exons ATGGCGgaggaagaaaaaaagaagagggtGGTGGTCGAATCCCTAGGATGGCTAACGGAATCTTCCATCATGCCCAAGTTCGTAGGGCCTGGAAGAACTGCTGGAACCCTTGACAATGATGAGCATAAGCATTTCGTAAG AGAAGTTCATGAAGAAGTCAATCAAGCAAGGGAGAGATTGTCTGAACTAAAATTGCGAAGGCAAGAGCAAGCAGCAGCTGATCGTGAGAAACTCAGGCAGGCCTATCTTCGGAAACAAGTGGAGAAGTTGAAGTCTGCGTCAAAAACAGAACAGGCATGA
- the LOC107905871 gene encoding 3-oxoacyl-[acyl-carrier-protein] synthase I, chloroplastic, with amino-acid sequence MEALQASSLRASPLKPLQKPKLNIHFPNASRLVPRPTKKFSSITASSPTVSAPKREKDPKKRVVITGMGLVSVFGNDVDAYYDKLLAGESGIGLIDRFDASKFPTRFAGQIRGFSSQGYIDGKNDRRLDDCLRYCIVAGKKALEDADLGGDKLSKIDKERAGVLVGTGMGGLTVFSDGVQNLIEKGYRKITPFFIPYAITNMSSALLAIDLGLMGPNYSISTACATSNYCFYAAANHIRRGEAEMMIAGGTEAAIIPIGLGGFVACRALSQRNDDPQTASRPWDEDRDGFVMGEGAGVLVMESLEHAMKRGAPIIAEYLGGAVNCDAYHMTDPRSDGLGVSSCIERSLEDAGVSPEEVNYINAHATSTLAGDLAEINAIKKVFKNTSGIKINATKSMIGHCLGAAGGLEAIATVKAITTGWLHPSINQFNPEPSVEFDTVANKKQQHEVNVAISNSFGFGGHNSVVAFSAFKP; translated from the exons ATGGAAGCTCTTCAAGCCTCATCTCTTCGAGCTTCCCCTCTAAAACCTCTCCAAAAACCCAAACTCAATATCCATTTCCCCAATGCATCGAGACTCGTTCCCAGGCCAACCAAGAAATTCTCTTCCATCACCGCTTCATCCCCCACCGTATCTGCTCCCAAGCGCGAGAAGGACCCCAAAAAACGGGTCGTTATTACGGGTATGGGATTGGTTTCCGTTTTTGGGAATGATGTCGATGCTTATTACGATAAGTTGCTGGCTGGGGAAAGCGGGATCGGACTCATCGACCGGTTCGATGCTTCCAAGTTTCCTACCCGGTTCGCCGGTCAGATCCGGGGTTTCTCTTCTCAGGGTTACATTGACGGAAAGAACGATAGGCGACTTGACGATTGCTTGAGGTACTGCATTGTTGCAGGAAAGAAGGCTTTGGAAGATGCTGATCTCGGGGGCGATAAGTTATCCAAG ATCGATAAAGAGCGAGCTGGAGTGCTAGTTGGAACTGGTATGGGTGGTCTAACGGTGTTCTCTGATGGCGTCCAAAATCTGATAGAGAAAGGCTATAGAAAAATAACACCATTCTTCATTCCCTATGCTATAACAAACATGTCATCTGCCTTGCTAGCCATTGATCTTGGTCTCATGGGTccaaattattcaatttcaacTGCTTGTGCTACCTCCAATTATTGCTTCTATGCTGCTGCCAACCACATCCGTCGAGGTGAGGCTGAAATGATGATTGCTGGTGGAACTGAGGCTGCAATTATTCCTATTGGGCTGGGGGGCTTTGTTGCCTGCAGGGCATTGTCTCAAAGAAATGATGACCCTCAAACTGCTTCAAGACCATGGGACGAAGACCGAGATGGCTTTGTTATGGGTGAGGGTGCTGGAGTATTG GTAATGGAAAGCTTGGAACATGCCATGAAAAGAGGTGCACCAATTATTGCTGAGTACTTAGGTGGAGCTGTTAATTGTGATGCTTATCATATGACTGATCCAAGATCTGATGGTCTTGGGGTGTCCTCATGCATTGAGAGAAGCCTTGAAGATGCTGGTGTGTCTCCTGAAGAG GTAAACTACATAAATGCACATGCAACTTCTACTCTTGCTGGTGATCTGGCTGAGATAAACGCTATTAAAAAGGTATTCAAGAATACATCTGGCATCAAAATCAATGCAACAAAG TCGATGATAGGGCACTGTCTGGGTGCAGCAGGCGGTTTAGAAGCCATTGCCACTGTGAAAGCCATTACCACGGGATGGCTGCATCCCTCCATAAACCAATTT AATCCAGAGCCATCAGTTGAGTTTGACACTGTTGCCAACAAAAAGCAGCAGCACGAGGTTAATGTTG CAATCTCAAATTCATTTGGATTTGGAGGACACAACTCGGTGGTGGCATTTTCAGCCTTCAAGCCATGA